In Salmonella enterica subsp. enterica serovar Typhimurium str. LT2, a single window of DNA contains:
- the yaaA gene encoding putative cytoplasmic protein (similar to E. coli orf, hypothetical protein (AAC73117.1); Blastp hit to AAC73117.1 (258 aa), 86% identity in aa 1 - 257): MLILISPAKTLDYQSPLATTRYTQPELLDHSQQLIQQARQLSAPQISRLMGISDKLADLNATRFHDWQPHFTPDNARQAILAFKGDVYTGLQAETFNDADFDFAQQHLRMLSGLYGVLRPLDLMQPYRLEMGIRLENPRGKDLYQFWGDIITDKLNEALEAQGDRVVVNLASEEYFKSVKPKKLNAELIKPVFLDEKNGKFKVVSFYAKKARGLMSRFIIENRLTKPEQLTAFDREGYFFDEETSTQDELVFKRYEQ, encoded by the coding sequence ATGCTGATTCTGATTTCACCTGCAAAAACGCTTGATTATCAAAGCCCGCTGGCCACGACCCGCTATACCCAGCCGGAGCTGTTGGATCACAGCCAGCAGCTTATTCAACAGGCCCGCCAGCTTTCGGCGCCGCAAATTTCCAGGCTGATGGGAATTAGCGACAAACTGGCGGATCTCAACGCCACGCGTTTTCATGACTGGCAGCCTCATTTTACGCCGGATAATGCACGCCAGGCGATTCTGGCGTTCAAAGGCGATGTTTATACCGGCCTACAGGCGGAAACGTTCAACGACGCGGATTTTGATTTTGCTCAACAACATCTGCGTATGCTCTCTGGCTTGTATGGCGTATTGCGCCCGCTGGATTTAATGCAGCCTTATCGTCTGGAGATGGGGATTCGCCTGGAGAATCCGCGCGGCAAAGATCTTTATCAATTCTGGGGCGATATCATTACCGATAAGCTCAACGAAGCGCTTGAGGCGCAGGGCGATCGGGTGGTGGTGAATCTGGCCTCCGAGGAATATTTTAAATCGGTGAAGCCGAAGAAACTGAATGCCGAACTGATTAAGCCCGTGTTCCTTGATGAGAAAAACGGCAAGTTTAAGGTGGTAAGCTTCTACGCCAAAAAAGCGCGCGGACTGATGAGCCGTTTTATTATTGAAAACCGCTTAACGAAGCCGGAACAGCTTACCGCGTTTGACCGTGAAGGGTATTTCTTTGATGAAGAAACCTCCACACAAGACGAGCTGGTCTTTAAACGCTACGAGCAGTAA
- the thrB gene encoding homoserine kinase (similar to E. coli homoserine kinase (AAC73114.1); Blastp hit to AAC73114.1 (310 aa), 93% identity in aa 1 - 308), translating to MVKVYAPASSANMSVGFDVLGAAVTPVDGTLLGDVVSVEAADHFRLHNLGRFADKLPPEPRENIVYQCWERFCQALGKTIPVAMTLEKNMPIGSGLGSSACSVVAALVAMNEHCGKPLNDTRLLALMGELEGRISGSIHYDNVAPCFLGGMQLMIEENGIISQQVPGFDEWLWVLAYPGIKVSTAEARAILPAQYRRQDCIAHGRHLAGFIHACYSRQPQLAAALMKDVIAEPYRARLLPGFSQARQAVSEIGALASGISGSGPTLFALCDKPETAQRVADWLSKHYLQNQEGFVHICRLDTAGARVVG from the coding sequence ATGGTGAAAGTGTATGCCCCGGCTTCCAGCGCGAACATGAGCGTCGGTTTCGACGTGTTGGGCGCAGCCGTCACACCCGTTGACGGCACGTTGCTGGGCGATGTGGTATCCGTTGAAGCAGCGGACCATTTCCGTCTGCATAACCTGGGGCGATTTGCCGATAAACTGCCGCCGGAGCCGCGTGAAAATATTGTTTATCAGTGCTGGGAACGTTTTTGCCAGGCATTGGGGAAAACCATCCCGGTGGCGATGACGCTGGAAAAAAATATGCCGATTGGTTCCGGGTTAGGGTCCAGCGCCTGTTCCGTCGTCGCCGCGCTGGTCGCGATGAATGAGCACTGCGGCAAACCGTTAAACGACACGCGTCTGTTGGCGCTGATGGGCGAGCTGGAAGGCCGTATCTCCGGCAGCATCCATTACGATAACGTCGCGCCGTGCTTTCTTGGCGGTATGCAGTTGATGATTGAAGAAAACGGCATTATTAGTCAGCAGGTGCCGGGCTTTGATGAGTGGCTATGGGTACTGGCTTATCCGGGCATTAAAGTTTCTACCGCAGAAGCACGGGCCATTTTGCCTGCGCAGTATCGCCGTCAGGATTGCATTGCGCATGGACGGCATCTGGCCGGTTTTATTCACGCCTGTTACTCGCGGCAGCCGCAGCTTGCCGCCGCGCTGATGAAAGATGTTATTGCCGAACCATACCGCGCGCGTTTACTGCCGGGCTTTAGCCAGGCGCGGCAGGCGGTGTCGGAGATCGGCGCGCTGGCGAGCGGGATTTCCGGGTCGGGGCCGACGCTGTTTGCGCTATGCGATAAACCGGAGACGGCGCAGCGCGTCGCGGACTGGCTGAGCAAACATTATCTGCAAAATCAGGAAGGCTTCGTTCATATTTGCCGGCTGGATACGGCGGGCGCACGAGTAGTGGGATAA
- the thrC gene encoding threonine synthase (similar to E. coli threonine synthase (AAC73115.1); Blastp hit to AAC73115.1 (428 aa), 93% identity in aa 1 - 428): MKLYNLKDHNEQVSFAQAVTQGLGKQQGLFFPHDLPEFSLTEIDEMLNQDFVSRSAKILSAFIGDEIPQQILEERVRAAFAFPAPVAQVESDVGCLELFHGPTLAFKDFGGRFMAQMLTHISGDKPVTILTATSGDTGAAVAHAFYGLENVRVVILYPRGKISPLQEKLFCTLGGNIETVAIDGDFDACQALVKQAFDDEELKTALGLNSANSINISRLLAQICYYFEAVAQLPQGARNQLVISVPSGNFGDLTAGLLAKSLGLPVKRFIAATNVNDTVPRFLHDGKWAPKATQATLSNAMDVSQPNNWPRVEELFRRKIWRLTELGYAAVDDTTTQQTMRELKAKGYISEPHAAVAYRALRDQLNPGEYGLFLGTAHPAKFKESVESILGETLALPEALAERADLPLLSHHLPADFAALRKLMMTRQ; the protein is encoded by the coding sequence ATGAAACTCTATAATCTGAAAGACCATAATGAGCAGGTCAGCTTTGCGCAGGCCGTCACGCAAGGACTGGGCAAACAGCAGGGACTTTTTTTTCCGCACGATCTGCCGGAGTTTAGCCTGACGGAAATTGATGAGATGCTCAACCAGGACTTTGTCAGCCGTAGCGCAAAGATCCTCTCGGCATTTATTGGCGATGAAATACCGCAGCAAATTCTGGAAGAGCGCGTCCGCGCGGCGTTTGCGTTCCCGGCACCGGTAGCGCAGGTAGAAAGCGATGTCGGCTGCCTGGAGCTGTTCCATGGTCCGACGCTGGCCTTTAAAGACTTCGGCGGGCGTTTTATGGCGCAAATGCTGACGCATATCAGCGGCGACAAACCGGTGACGATTCTGACTGCAACGTCAGGCGATACCGGCGCGGCGGTGGCTCACGCGTTCTATGGCCTGGAAAATGTGCGGGTCGTCATTCTCTACCCGCGCGGTAAGATCAGTCCGTTGCAGGAAAAACTGTTCTGTACGCTGGGCGGCAACATTGAAACCGTGGCGATCGACGGCGATTTCGACGCGTGCCAGGCGCTGGTGAAACAGGCATTTGATGACGAAGAACTGAAAACGGCGCTGGGGCTGAATTCGGCTAATTCGATTAATATCAGCCGCCTGTTGGCGCAAATTTGCTACTACTTTGAAGCCGTGGCGCAACTGCCGCAGGGGGCGCGTAACCAACTGGTGATCTCCGTCCCCAGCGGCAACTTTGGCGATTTGACGGCAGGGCTGCTGGCGAAGTCGTTAGGCCTACCGGTGAAACGTTTTATCGCCGCCACCAACGTCAACGACACGGTGCCGCGTTTTCTGCATGACGGAAAGTGGGCGCCGAAAGCGACGCAGGCGACCCTGTCGAATGCGATGGATGTCAGCCAGCCGAATAACTGGCCGCGCGTGGAGGAGCTATTCCGCCGTAAAATCTGGCGCCTGACTGAGCTGGGCTATGCGGCGGTGGATGATACTACGACACAGCAGACGATGCGCGAGCTGAAAGCGAAAGGTTATATCTCGGAACCTCATGCGGCGGTAGCGTATCGGGCATTACGCGACCAGTTAAACCCTGGCGAGTATGGCTTGTTTCTCGGAACGGCGCATCCGGCGAAGTTTAAAGAGAGCGTGGAGTCCATTCTGGGAGAAACGCTGGCCTTGCCTGAAGCGCTCGCCGAACGCGCCGACCTGCCGCTGCTTTCACATCATCTGCCTGCGGATTTTGCCGCCCTGCGTAAGCTGATGATGACCCGCCAATAA